From one Humulus lupulus chromosome 8, drHumLupu1.1, whole genome shotgun sequence genomic stretch:
- the LOC133794548 gene encoding exportin-T, whose product MADLEKAILILFDESGAVDSELKLKAKEYCDKIKEEPAICRLCIEKLCFSNLVQIQFWCLQTLHDVIRAGYSAMSPDERYLIRKSVFSMACFEGLDDHNVRILEGPAFIKNKLAQVLVTLIYSEYPLIWWSLFVEFLPHLSKGAAVIDMFCRVLNALDVELISLDYPRTPEEIAVGGRVKDEMRQHCVSQVVRAWYDIISLYRNSDEELCSSVLESMRRYVSWIDIGLIVNDAFIPLLFELVLVDGLSEQLRGAAAGCLLAVVSKRMDHQTKLSLLQNLRINRVFGLVNKDGDSELISSITTLLTGYAVEVLECFKRLNSEDAKSISMELLDEVLPSVFYVMQHCELDSTFSIVQFLSCYVATMKSLSPLREKQLLHVGQILEVIRSQILYDPTYRDSLDKLDKLGKEEEDRMVEFRKDLFVLLRTVGRVAPNVTHSFISNSLASAAESPPERNVEEVEAALSLLYAFGESVSDEAMRTGSGLLSELVPKLLSTTFPCHSNRLVALVYLETITRYLKFVQENAEYIPMVLNAFLDERGMHHPSINVSRRASYLFMRVVKLLKVKLVPYIEKILQSLQDTVARFTSLNCASKELLGSEDGSHIFEAIGLLIGMEDVPPAKQSDYLSSLLTPLCHQVEALLMNAKVLTPEETPVKVANIQQIIIAINSLSKGFSERLVTTSRPAIGIMFKQTLDVLLQVLIVFPKIDPLRSKVTSFLHRMVETLGASVFPFLPKALEQLLAESEPKEMVGLLVLLNQLICKFNTLVHNILDEVFSAIVGRTLSVIPRDVFPSGPGTNTEEIRELQELQRTFYTFLHVIATHDLSSVFLSPKSREYLHPIMQLLLFTACKHKDITVRKACVQIFIRLIKDWCGRPQTEEMLPGFQSFIIENFATHCCLYSVLEKSFEFRDANTIALFGEIVLAQKVMYEKFGDDFLVHIVSKGLPAAHCPQDMAEQYCQNLQGSDIKALKSFYQSLVENLRVHQNGSLVFR is encoded by the exons ATGGCTGATCTTGAGAAGGCAATACTCATACTTTTTGATGAATCGGGCGCAGTTGATTCGGAGTTGAAATTAAAGGCAAAGGAATATTGTGATAAAATTAAGGAAGAACCAGCAATCTGTAGACTTTGTATAGAAAAGTTATGCTTTTCTAACTTGGTTCAGATACAGTTTTGGTGTTTACAGACCCTTCACGATGTTATTCGAGCTGGGTATTCAGCGATGAGTCCAGACGAGAGGTATTTAATTAGAAAATCCGTGTTCTCTATGGCCTGTTTCGAGGGATTGGACGATCACAATGTTAGGATATTGGAGGGTCCTGCATTTATTAAGAACAAACTTGCTCAAGTTTTGGTGACTCTTATATATTCGGAATATCCTTTGATATGGTGGTCTTTGTTTGTAGAATTTTTGCCTCATTTGAGCAAAGGGGCAGCAGTAATAGATATGTTCTGTCGGGTTTTGAATGCGTTGGATGTTGAGTTAATTAGCTTGGACTATCCTCGAACGCCTGAAGAAATTGCTGTTGGAGGGCGGGTGAAGGATGAAATGAGGCAGCATTGTGTATCTCAAGTAGTTAGAGCTTGGTATGATATAATATCCTTGTATAGAAATTCGGATGAAGAACTTTGTTCTAGCGTATTAGAATCCATGAGGAGATACGTTTCTTGGATTGATATTGGCTTAATTGTGAATGATGCTTTTATCCCATTGttgtttgagttggttttggtTGATGGGCTATCTGAACAACTTCGTGGTGCTGCAGCCGGTTGTTTGTTGGCAGTTGTTTCAAAGCGAATGGATCATCAAACAAAATTGTCTCTTTTGCAAAATCTTCGTATTAATCGGGTTTTTGGGCTGGTAAACAAGGATGGGGATTCAGAGTTGATTTCTAGCATAACTACACTTCTTACAGGGTATGCGGTGGAGGTTTTAGAGTGCTTTAAAAGGTTGAATTCTGAGGATGCTAAGAGTATCTCCATGGAGCTTCTGGATGAGGTTTTGCCCTCTGTTTTTTATGTTATGCAGCATTGCGAATTGGATTCCACATTTAGTATCGTTCAGTTTCTTTCTTGCTATGTTGCCACAATGAAGAGTCTTTCTCCTTTGAGAGAGAAACAGCTGCTTCATGTGGGTCAGATATTGGAAGTAATTCGTTCCCAGATACTCTATGATCCTACCTACCGTGATAGTCTTGATAAATTAGATAAGCTTGGGAAAGAGGAAGAAGATAGGATGGTGGAGTTTAGAAAGGATTTATTTGTCCTGCTACGTACTGTGGGTCGTGTAGCGCCTAATGTTACTCACTCATTTATCAGTAATTCGTTAGCTAGCGCTGCTGAATCTCCGCCAGAGAGAAATGTAGAAGAGGTGGAGGCTGCACTTTCTCTTCTCTATGCATTTGGTGAATCTGTAAGTGATGAGGCTATGAGAACTGGAAGTGGACTCTTGAGTGAGTTGGTGCCAAAGCTTTTATCTACAACATTTCCCTGCCACTCTAACAGGCTGGTGGCACTTGTGTATTTGGAAACAATAACAAGATATTTGAAGTTTGTTCAGGAAAATGCAGAATATATTCCCATGGTATTGAATGCATTTCTTGATGAAAGGGGTATGCACCACCCAAGTATCAACGTGAGCCGTAGGGCTAGTTATCTGTTCATGAGGGTTGTGAAATTGCTGAAAGTGAAACTCGTTCCGTACATAGAGAAAATTTTGCAG AGCTTACAAGACACGGTTGCTCGCTTTACTTCTTTGAATTGCGCATCAAAAGAGCTTTTGGGATCTGAAGATGGCAGTCACATTTTTGAG GCGATTGGTTTGCTAATTGGGATGGAAGATGTGCCGCCCGCAAAACAATCAGATTATCTTTCTTCTTTGCTCACCCCTCTTTGCCATCAG GTAGAGGCATTGCTTATGAATGCCAAAGTACTGACTCCAGAAGAGACACCTGTAAAAGTTGCAAACATACAGCAGATAATTATTGCAATTAACTCTCTCAGCAAG GGTTTCAGTGAGCGTCTTGTAACTACCAGCCGTCCAGCAATTGGCATCATGTTTAAGCAG ACATTGGATGTTCTCCTCCAAGTGCTTATTGTGTTTCCAAAGATAGACCCCTTGCGAagcaag GTGACATCATTTTTACACCGCATGGTGGAAACATTGGGAGCCTCTGTTTTTCCATTCCTTCCAAAGGCATTGGAGCAattactggcagaaagtgag CCAAAGGAGATGGTTGGCTTGCTTGTGTTACTGAACCAACTTATATGCAAATTCAACACATTAGTCCATAACATCTTGGATGAAGTATTTTCTGCTATTGTTGGTAGGACATTGAGTGTTATTCCAAGAGATGTATTTCCATCAGGACCTGGAACCAATACCGAG gaaattcGTGAATTGCAAGAACTTCAGCGGACTTTCTATACTTTTCTTCATGTGATAGCCACACACGACCTTTCTTCTGTTTTCCTATCTCCCAAAAGCAGGGAGTACTTGCATCCTATAATGCAGTTGCTATTGTTCACAGCTTGTAAGCATAAGGATATCACTGTTAGAAAG GCATGTGTTCAGATATTTATTAGATTGATCAAAGATTGGTGCGGCAGGCCTCAAACAGAAGAAATG TTACCTGGTTTCCAAAGTTTCATAATTGAGAACTTTGCAACACATTGTTGTTTGTATAGCGTGCTTGAAAAGTCCTTTGAATTTCGTGATGCAAATACT ATTGCTTTGTTCGGAGAAATTGTATTAGCTCAGAAGGTCATGTACGAGAAGTTTGGGGATGATTTTCTAGTTCACATTGTTTCAAAAGGCCTTCCAGCGGCGCATTGCCCACAGGATATGGCAGAGCAGTATTGCCAGAATTTGCAG GGTTCTGATATAAAGGCATTGAAGTCATTTTACCAGTCCCTCGTTGAAAATTTGAGGGTTCATCAGAATGGCAGCCTTGTTTTCAGATAG
- the LOC133794549 gene encoding putative receptor-like protein kinase At1g72540: MTLKKIIVKSLMPSCLKPQKVSSPTVPETRFPVSSKETSSQRLSLSDLSNSSMVSLMSDLSSTLFGSNIHIFTHKELENITYNFSKSNFLGEGGFGQVYKGFIDDQVRPGLKAQSVAVKVLDLDGKQGHREWLAEVIFLGQLKHPHLVNLIGYCCEDEHRLLVYEFMPRGSLEKHIFKGYSGTLPWLTRIKIAIGAAKGLSFLHEEEKPVIYRDFKASNILLDSDFTAKLSDFGLAIDGPQGDETHISTRVMGTEGYAAPEYIMTGHVTAMSDVFSYGVVLLELLTGRRCLDKSRRSSREQNLVDWAKPYLKDAHKVDRIMDPRLEGQYSTEGARKAAALAHQCLSHNPKCRPTMSNVVKSLEPLLSLTHDISVPFVYVVPTEGREESVEMKSIIKDDHCGDDDVVTTSSNNGNGSQREEKGQRLRGRKGYRHKYRIRSSRSNAVYSDTALYRTLGTSLYSPKGLVLPR; this comes from the exons ATGACTCTTAAGAAGATCATAGTCAAGTCGTTAATGCCTTCATGTTTGAAGCCCCAGAAGGTTTCATCCCCAACAGTACCAGAGACCAGATTTCCAGTTTCTTCAAAAGAAACAAGTTCTCAGAGATTGTCACTTTCCGATTTAAGTAATTCATCTATGGTATCTCTCATGAGTGATCTATCAAGTACACTTTTTGGGTCGAATATTCATATTTTCACGCATAAGGAGCTCGAGAACATCACATACAACTTCTCTAAGAGTAACTTTCTTGGAGAAGGTGGGTTTGGACAAGTGTATAAAGGGTTCATTGATGACCAGGTCAGGCCTGGTTTGAAAGCTCAATCTGTAGCAGTTAAGGTTCTCGATTTGGACGGCAAACAAGGCCATCGGGAGTGGCTG GCAGAAGTAATTTTTCTTGGGCAATTAAAGCACCCTCATCTTGTAAATTTGATCGGTTATTGCTGCGAGGATGAGCACCGGCTTCTTGTCTACGAATTCATGCCACGGGGCAGCTTAGAGAAACATATTTTCAAAG GTTATTCTGGAACCTTACCATGGTTAACAAGAATAAAAATAGCCATTGGAGCTGCGAAAGGCCTCAGTTTCCTCCACGAGGAAGAAAAGCCCGTTATATATCGGGATTTCAAAGcttcaaatatattattagatTCG GATTTTACTGCCAAGCTCTCTGATTTTGGCCTAGCCATAGATGGTCCTCAAGGAGATGAAACACACATCTCAACGCGCGTAATGGGCACCGAAGGCTATGCTGCCCCGGAGTACATAATGACAG GTCATGTGACAGCTATGAGCGATGTCTTTAGTTATGGAGTGGTTCTCTTAGAACTACTAACTGGTAGGCGATGCTTGGACAAAAGCCGACGATCGAGTAGGGAGCAGAACCTTGTGGATTGGGCTAAGCCATATTTGAAAGATGCCCATAAAGTCGACCGTATAATGGACCCCAGGCTCGAGGGTCAGTACTCTACCGAAGGGGCTAGGAAAGCAGCTGCTTTGGCTCATCAGTGTCTGAGCCACAACCCCAAATGTCGCCCCACAATGAGTAATGTGGTCAAATCGTTGGAGCCACTTTTGAGCTTGACTCATGATATTTCAGTACCTTTTGTTTATGTTGTTCCCACCGAAGGAAGAGAGGAAAGTGTGGAAATGAAATCAATTATTAAAGATGACCACTGTGGTGATGATGATGTGGTAACGACGAGTAGTAATAATGGAAATGGTtcccaaagagaagaaaaaggcCAGCGACTTCGTGGCCGAAAAGGTTATAGGCATAAATACAGGATTAGGTCATCGAGGTCAAACGCAGTATATTCTGATACTGCTTTGTATAGAACTCTTGGAACTAGTCTTTACTCCCCAAAAGGATTAGTACTACCCAGGTGA